A stretch of the Vitis vinifera cultivar Pinot Noir 40024 chromosome 16, ASM3070453v1 genome encodes the following:
- the LOC100265629 gene encoding uncharacterized protein LOC100265629, which yields MDAQRALLDELMGAARNLTEEEKKGYKEVTWDDKEVCGFYMVRFCPHDLFVNTRSDLGPCPRIHDQKLKESFEKSPRHDSYVPRFEAELSQFCEKLVMDLDRRVRRGRERLAQEVEAAPPAPLSLEKSEQLSVLEEKIKNLLEQVEALGEAGKVDEAEALMRKVEMLNAEKTVLTQQPQNDKVLMLAQEKKMALCETCGSFLVANDAAERTQSHVTGKQHIGYGMVRDFITEYKEAKEKAREEERLKREKEAEERRKQREKESESRSRRADSGDRDRTRDRDRDRERDRYRERERDRERPREWNGRGYRDGGRGTDWRYSNSRDGRDGGRDRYRDRSRSRSPVRHSHRRSPQSPVRPY from the exons ATGGACGCTCAGAGAGCTCTTCTAGACGAGCTCATGGGTGCAG CGAGAAACCTGacggaagaagagaaaaaagggTACAAGGAGGTTACTTGGGATGATAAGGAGGTTTGTGGATTCTATATGGTGCGGTTTTGTCCTCATGATCTCTTCGTCAACACTCGAAGTGATCTCG GACCATGCCCTAGAATTCATGATCAAAAGTTGAAAGAAAG TTTTGAAAAGTCTCCAAGACATGATTCATATGTGCCTCGCTTTGAAGCTGAGCTTTCTCAGTTTTGTGAGAAATTG GTTATGGACTTGGATAGAAGAGTGAGGCGTGGGCGTGAACGCCTTGCCCAAGAGGTGGAAGCAGCCCCACCTGCTCCACTTTCACTGGAGAAATCTGAGCAATTATCTGTGTTagaggaaaaaataaagaatctGTTGGAACAAGTTGAGGCCCTTGGTGAAGCTGGCAAGGTGGATGAGGCTGAAGCACTCATGAGGAAG GTGGAGATGCTGAATGCTGAGAAGACAGTCTTGACTCAACAACCCCAGAATGACAAAGTCCTAATGCTTGCACAGGAGAAAAAGATGGCTCTGTGTGAAACCTGTGGTTCTTTTCTGGTAGCAAATGATGCTGCAGAGAGGACTCAGTCTCATGTCACAGGAAAGCAGCATATTGGTTATGGCATGGTTCGGGATTTCATCACTGAGTACAAG GAAGCCAAGGAGAAGGCAAGGGAAGAAGAAAGATTAAAGAGGGAGAAAGAAGCTGAAGAGAGGAGAAAGCAGAGAGAGAAGGAATCTGAGAGCAGAAGTCGAAGAGCTGATTCTGGTGATAGGGACAGGACTCGTGACCGAGATAGAGACAGGGAGCGGGATCGATACAGAGAACGAGAACGGGATCGTGAAAGGCCTCGAGAGTGGAATGGTAGAGGATACAGAGATGGAGGAAGAGGAACAGATTGGAGGTACAGCAATTCCAGGGATGGAAGAGATGGAGGCAGGGATAGGTACCGTGATCGGAGCAGGTCACGTTCCCCTGTTAGGCATAGCCACAGGAGGTCCCCTCAAAGTCCAGTTCGGCCATATTAG